The Streptomyces sp. NBC_01439 genome contains the following window.
GTCCCGCCGGCCGCCCTCGTCCCGACCGGCGTCACCCCACCCGCCCCCGCCGCCACGCGCCCTCCGGAACCGCCACCGGGGTTCTCCGACGCGGTGCTGCGCCGCTTCGAGGCGGCCCTGCCGGACGCGGTCGGCCAGGTGCTGCGCCGGGAGAGCGCGATGCTCCGCAACGTCCTGCGCCGGGCCCGCGCCCTCCTCTCGACGGCGCTCGCCATCCCCGCCGAACTCCCCGGCCCCGAACAGGCCGGGGACCCGCTGCCGCAGTACCGCACGGCGGCCTCCGTCCTGCTCCTGGAGTGCGTCGTGCTCGAAATGCTGGAGAGCGGCCACTCGGACCCCGATGCGGTACGGGCCCTGAGCGCGACGATCCGCGCGAACGAGGCGGCCGAGGCCGCGCCCCGACCGGCCCCCACCCGCGCCGAACGACTCAGAACCCCCGGCTCACTGCGCAAGCCCGCCGCGGCGTAGCCCGGCCGGCCCGGTCGAGGTAAGCGGAGACACCTCGCTGCCCCACCCGCTCACGGATAGCCGCGCACGCGGCTCCGGTGGGGTGCGTCGAGCGTCAGACGGGCGCCACGCCCCGGGCGGCCGAGCGCCGTCTGCCCATCCGTCATCGAGCCAGGTCGGACAGCAGTACGTCGAGTACGGTCTCCTCCTCGATGCGGACGCCCAGTTCCTCGAGCGCACCGGACAACCCCGGTGCCCAGGGAGCTTCGGCCGGTCGCCCGGTGAGGGGCGATCCGCCCGGGTGGGTGAGTGCCGCGGCCCGGTAGTCGGCCGTCGTATAGCGCCAGGGCAGCCACGGGACTCGGCGCAGCAGTCCGGATGCGATGCGCAAGCCTCCCCAGTCGAAGTCTCCGTGATAGTGCAGCGCGGTTCCGCCTTGGTGCAGGTGCCGCAAGAGGGTGACGGCCGCTACCGAAGGCTGTCCCTGGAGGCAGACCAACGGGGCGGAGTCGGCACCGTGGACGTCGGCCGCCGCCGCGAGCACGGTCGGGTTCTCGCAGATCCGGACCGACGGGGTTGAGCTGGCAAGAGGGTTGCGGATGAGCTGCCGCAGGGTCAGGACAGATGGCTCGCCCGCGTCAGCCGCCCAGTCCAGGGCGGGAGTGCCGCGCAGGTTCAGGGTGAGGACGGTCGAGGACAGCTCGTCTCGCAGCAGCCCGGCGGATGCCCAGGCCTCCCGGCGCCATTCGGCGCCCGCGCCATCGGGGAAGCCGGTCAGCGCTCGTATTCCGGCCAGGGTGACGGTTGCCCGGGGGGTGTCGTCGTCAAGAGCGTGGGCAGCGCCCAGGACCCGGGCCGCGAAGGCGGGGAGCGAGACGGGCGGGTCGGCGGGGAGGGCACGCAGGACGGTGACGACCTCGCCGAGGAGGCTGTGCGCGGCGGCAGGTGTGCCCACGAGACGTCGCAACAGACCGTCACCGCGCATACGAACGGTCCACGGGGCGAGGGCCGGGATCTCGTCCGCCAGGGCGTCCAGAGGGGCGTACGCCTCGTGCCAGGCCCGGGCATCGGCTACCTTCGCGCTGTCGAGCGCAACGACCGGCCCGGTGAGGGCCGTGACAGCAGCAGCAAGTCCAGCCGGGCTCACGCCGGAACGGCGCAGCACGGCGTCCACGTCGTCGAGCCGGACGGTCAGGGATCGGCCGCTGCCCGGAGAGCGGCCGAGCAGCCGTTCGGCCGCTGCCCGCTGCGCCTGGGTCGGGACACTGAGGGAAATCGGTCCCGTGAGTGACTGCTCGCGCTCCAGGCGCCGGCGTACCCGGTCGACCAGCCAGCTCAGGCCTGGGTCGCCCAAAAGGCGACGCAGGCGGACACTGTCGACGGGCACGCCGTCGGACCTCAGGTCCACAACGGCTCCGATCCGACCGCCTCCACCCGCGTTCCTACAGGCGCATCCGGAGGCCGCACCGGGTCCTCGCCGCGCCGCCGCCTCGTGCCGTCCCATTCCCAGCGGGTGACGAGTACCGCCGCCACCTCGTCGATCCGCGACAGCTGGGCGATGGCGACACCGGGCACCTGCGGGTAGCAGGCCCACTCGCGTTCGCTGGTCATCACCACGTCCAGATCGAACGCGTGGAGCAGTCCGAGGCACTTGGCGCGCGAGTCGTCGTCCACCCCTGCGAACGCCTCGTCGAGGGTGACCAGGCGCGGCGCGTACGGACTGGCCGCGCTGGCGTAGTGCGAGGAGGCCGCGGCGAACAGCGGCACGGACACCGCAAGGACCCGCTCACCGCCCGATGCCGGGCCGGTGGCCGGGACCCACCGACCGTGCTGGTGCCGCTCGACCCCGAATTCGTGCCAGGTGCGGTAGTCGAGTGCGACGGTGAGGTGTTCGAGCCAGCTGCCGGAGGTGTCGTCCGTCTGCTGCCTGGCGATCTGAGTCTGCAGGAACTCGCCCACGGCCGTCCGGTCCTCCGAAGTCCAGGCATCGGCGGACTGCCGCAACCGCTCGCGGGCCGGAAGAAGCCCGGACGGGGCCCTGCGAGAGGCCCGCCAGACGAGCCGCAGCTTCATGCCGGTGGAGGTGGGCCGGTGCTCCAGTTCGGCGTTCATGTCGCGCACCTGCCGTTCGGCGGCCCCGATGAGTTCCTGGAGGGTGCCCGCCACCTCGGTGATCAGGTGGGTTTCGAGGATCTCCCGTTCGTGGGACGAAAGGATGCGGGTGAGTTCGCCGACCTCGGTGCCAAGCGCCTCGGCCAGTTCCGGTACGGCGCGTTCCCTTCCCTGGAAGACGATGTCGACGACCATGCCGTCCTCGACCATCCGGGCGGAGGCGGTATGTCCGTGCCGGGACAGGGTGTCCTGCAGGGTCTTGAGTTCCTCGCTCAGTCGGCGCTGTACACGTTCCCAGGCAGCGTCCGAGTCGTCGACCGCGGACAGGCCCGACTCGATCGCGCGGGCGAACACGATCGCCGGGGTGGCCGCCCAGGGGCCGTCGTCGGCGGCCGGCACGGGGAACTCTGGTACGGCAACGGCGATCAGGCCGGTGGCAGTGAAGCGCTGGAGCCCCGCGATCGCCTCCGCGCGCGCCTCGGACGCGCCCGCGAGGCCCTTTTCCAACTGCTCGATGCGGCCTTCCGCCCTACTCGCGTCCCGGTCCGCCTCGGCGTGTTGCTTTCGGCTGAGCCGCTGATCCGCGTCACAGACGCGCAGAGCCTCGGCCGTCTCGGTGAGTCGCCGTTCGAGTTCGGCGACGGCGGAGCCGACGGTGGAGCGCAGCGTGGTGTGGCGCTCGTCCGCCGAGGCCGCCTCCCGCCCGGCCTCCTCGGCGCGCAGCATGAGTTCGGTGGTCCGCTCTTGTGCCTGCCCGGCCTCTACCCGTTCCTCCTCGGCCTGGCGGGCCGCCTCTCCACGTTCGCGCAGGGTCGGCCACAGGGCGGCCAAGGCCACGGCGAGGGAGTCATGTGCTCTGCGTACTTCGGCTAGTCCGACCCGGTCGTCGGGCAGCCCGAGTTCAGCGGCGGTCCCGGTGAGTTCGGTGGCTGCTGCCTCGGCCCGCTCGGCCGCCTCCAGGAGGTCTGCGGCCCGCTCCTCACCACGTAGGCGGGTCCGACGCACCGAATCGACGGCAGCGGCCACTTGGGCGTGCGCCCGGGCGAGGGGGGTCTCGTCGGGAACCCGGGACAGCTCGGCGTCGATGGTGCGGCGCCGCGCGGCCACGTCATCGGCCTGCGCCCCGACTTCATCGGACTTCTGCTGGAGCAGTCCGAGTTCGCCCCGCAGGACGGCGATACGAGCCCTCCGCGCAGCCTCGCGCGCTCCCTCACCGACGTACTCGGCAGCGGGTTTGGCCCAGCGGCCCGTGAGCGTGCCGACACGGAAGGACCCGTCCGACCCCGTCCAGGTGCCGGCTCCGCCCTCTCCTCCCGCACCGATGGTGCCGAGCAGCCGTGCCACCGTGGCCTCGCCCACCGTTGCCGCACGGGCGTCGCCCGCGTCCACCGCCGGACGCAGCAGTGCGCCGAGCGAGGTTCCGGTCACCGGCGCGGTGTTCGGCGAGAGGAGTACGTCGTGCCCCTCTGAGGTGAGGGTCGAGCCGTCGGGAAGCACCCACGCGTCCAGCAGCCCGGAGGCTTCCAGCGCGGCCTCCAGTCCGGCGCGCTCCTGGTCCGTGAGCTCCTCCCGGAAGTCCACCAGCCGCCACAGCGGTGCGCCGGGCAGTTGGTCACGCAGGCCCGGGGTGCGGGTGTGCGGGGGCTGGGGCCCGCGTCGGCCGCCCGCCTCCAGAGCGGTCAGCTCCTCCCGGACCCGGGCCGTGCGCGCTGCCAGCTCCGCCGCCCGGCGCGCCGCTTCGGCTGCCTGATCGGCCAGCAGTGCCGAGGTCTCGCCGTGGGCCCGTACCGCCCGTGTGCGGGCCGGGTAGGGCCCGTCGAGGTGCCCCGTCCACTCCTGGAGTTCGTCGAGCAGCCCGGTCAGGTCGGGGTAGGCCAGCTCGGTGCAGGCGCGGGCGTGTTCCCGTACGTCGTCCAGCAGGGCCTGCCCGGCCCGTACGGCGTTTTCCTCCGCCAGGCCGTGCGCCGCGGTGGTCTGGTCGAGATCGGCATTCGCCTCGTCGAGGCGGACGGATGCCCGGCGCCGGCCCTCGGCGGCGCGCTCGGCCTTCTCCGCGAGGTCCTCCGCGTGGGCGAGCGCGCGCTTGGCCCGGTCCGTCGCCTCCTCGGTCATCCGTCGCAGTTCGGACTCCGCCGGCCCGTCGTCCCCGGGCAGGTCGATCCGTGCGGCAGCGGCCGCCTCCCGTGCTTGAGCGAGTGTGCTCGCGGCCAGCCCGCCGGCGGCCCGCAGCCGGTTCTCGGCGGCCCCGAGCCGCCCGAGGGCCCGGGTGTGCAGCGCCGCTGCCTGGTCCCGGTCGTCCCGGGCACGGCCCAGGGCCCGCTCCGCGCGTTCCACCGCCTTGGCCGCTTGCTCCAGCTCCCGGGCGCTGCGCATCTCGGGGCCCTCGCGCAAGGCCGCGTCCTGGGCTCGCAGGCGGGCCTCGGCCTCCTCCAGGACCGAGATCCGTTCCTCGGCAGCCGCCCTGTCCTCCTGGGCACGTGTCTGTTGGGCCTGCGCCTCGGCGAGGTCGCGCTGCAGGTGCTCGTAGCGGGAGTGCTCGACGCGCGGGAGACGCGCGCGCCGCCGGGTGGCAATGCGTGCGTAGCGCCGGTAGTGGTCCAGGAAGGCGGTGGCGGCCCGCTCGGCGGCGGAGGCCGCGGCCAGTTCCTCCTTCTCCTCGTCCAGGGACCGGAATGCCTCGGCCACGTCGGCGATGACTGCCTGGTCCATGGGTGGCAGCGCCTCCGTGAGGGCCCGGGACAGAGCTGCCTCGTTGGGGCGCTTGGACAGCTGCGGCTGGCGCAGCTGGATGAGCAGGTCCACCAGTGCGCCGTACCGCTGCTCGCCGAGTCCGAAGAGTGCCTCGTCAATAGCCCTGCGGTAGGTCTTCGCCTGATCGTAGACCAGGCCGTAACCGGCGATGGCCTCGGCGAGCCGGTCCCGGGACAGCGCTGTGCCAGTGGCGTCGAGCAGGCTGAGTGACGTCTCGGCTGCGACAGCGGCGTCCCGGCCGTGGTCGACCCGCTGGGTGGTGAGCGCGTACCAATGGCGTGCGATGCCCCGCCCGCTGACCGCCTTGAGTCCGCAGAGCAGCGTACGGAAATGCTGCTCGCCGCTCGCCTCGTCCAGGCGGCCGAACTCGATCCAGGTGTAGCCGAGCCGCTCGGAGTGCGGATGCTCACCGCCGAGAAGGAGATTCCACTCCATCCGTTTGCCCGGGTCGCCGTCGGGTTCGACGCGGCGTGAGCTGAGGTCTCCGTCGAGCAGGAAGGGCAGGGTCAGGGCGAGCACCTTGGACTTGCCGGTGCCGTTGTTACCCCGCAGGAGCAGGCGACCGTCCTTGAAGTGGAACTCCTCGACGTCGTAGTGGAAGAGGTCGACGAGGCCGATGCGCATCGGTTGCCAACGGGAGCGCAGGGGGGTGGGGAGGCGGGTCACGGCTTGCGGGCCTTTCGCTGCGCGGGCATACGTGCGGTACCTGGTTCGAGTACGACGGTCTCGCCGACCGCGTACCGGGCGAGGGCCGGCCGTGGGGCCACACCGTGAGCCGTACGGGAGACCAGCCCGAGGGCAGCGAGCCGGGCGACGGCCTGTTCCACGAGGTCGGCCTCCATGCCGGGCTCCCGTGCGGACTTGGCCCAGAATCCGCCGTGTTCGGCGGCGAGTTCCCGGACTCTGACCGCCAGCTGTTCGGTGGCGACGGGACCGCCCGCCGCGGCCAGGTGCTCGGCGAGCAGCAGGGTGACGTGACCGTGGGTGCCCTGTTCGGGCATGCGGACGTCGGTGAGGTCGTCGTCGGGGTCGACCATCGCGATGCCCTCGGCGCGCACCTCGGGGACCAGTCCGGTCAGCTCGGTGATGCGTGCGGTGAGGAAGCCTCGCTGGCGGGTGAGGTAGCCGAGCTCGGCGTCGGTCAGCTCGTCGTAATAGAGCACGGGGTCGTCCAGCAGCCTGCGGGTCAGTGACCGTCGCATCGCGCGGAAGCGCAGTTCGTCGCTGTCCAGCGCGGTCTCGGCCACGAGTTCGGCCAACCGGTCCCCGAGAGCCTGCGCGTGCACGGTGGAGGGCCCGCGGCGCGCGGCGAGCAGCCCGGCCAGCACGCGCCGTTCCACGTCGTACAGGACGTCGCCCGCTCCGCTGACGTACGCGTCCTCGTCGCCGGCCACGCGCCGCAGCACGCCGAGTCCGAGCAGGAGCCGTACGACGGCGGCGAGGTCGAGGCGCTCGTCCCGGCGGTCCAGGGTGAACTGGATGCCCACTCGAACGAGGTGGGGGTCCGCGGCGTCGAGCACGACCTGGTCGGCGAGGCGGCCGAGCGCGATCTGGGCCTCGCCGCGTTCGAGGGCGGCGAGGGCGAGACAGAGAAGGACGTAGCGCCGCCGCGTGAACGGGGAGGCCGCGCGGGTCGCCTCGCGCGCGGGGTGCGTCGGGTCGCTGAGGACTCCCGGTATCTTCCGCAGGCGGGCGGCCTCGGCATCCGTCTGGAGCGACCATCCGGTATTGCGGTCGAACCACTCACGCAGTTCGGAGGCGTGTCGCCGGACGAGACGGAACTCGTCGGCGTACCGGCCATGAGCCAGCAAGAGAGGCTGCTTGACCAGGGCACGAGCAGCCTTGCGGAAGTCGGCTGCGTGTTGGCCGTCGAGCACCTCGGCGAGCGGAGTACTCGTCATCGGTCGCCGGCTCCGTCCGTCAGGTCGATGATCTCGATGAGGTGGTCGGGACCGCTGAAGACGCCGCCCGGCGTTCGGATCTCCGCCGTGCCGCCGTCGGCCAGCGCGGTGAGCCGGATCCCCATGGAGCCGTCGTTGCTGGTGGCAACGGTGTGGCGCATACCGGGCCTCCAGGTGGCCAGCGCGTCGCCGAGCAGTTGGAGGAACAGCCCGAAGGAGGCGGGATCGAGTTCACCGATTCCGGAGAGCCGGGTGATTCCGTCGGTGACGAGCCGGGCGCGCGCCGCCGCGGTTTCGGCGGCCTGCTTGGCGGCCACCTCGGCGAGTCCGCGGCGCCGCTCCTCCCGGTCCTCGACCTTGCGGGGTTTGCCGCGGCGCTCGTAGCTGCCGGTGCGGCGCAGCTGGGGGCTGATCCGCAGCGGCTCGGCTTCGGCCCACGGCGTGGATGCGGGCACGGGCCGCGCCGCACGGGTGGCCAGCGTCTCGGCGTCGACGGTGAGGTGGCGGGCGGGGTACAGCCCGAAGGCGGTGCGCCACAGCTGATGGCGGGCGTCGTCGTCGGGGGCCTCGGCGAACCAGCGGGCGAGGGTACGGAAGTCGGCGGACCGGTCGGAGCGCCCGGCCCTGCGCTCGTTCAGCGCCCGTACGACGGCCAGCAACTGCGGAATCGCCCCGAGCGCCCGGCCACGCAGCAGCCGGGCCTGCGACTCACGCCCGTCCCGGCTGATGAACCAGGCCGCGAGGCCGGCCCAGCGCCCAGCCCACCGTTCGTACGCCTCCTTCTCCGCGTGCTCGACCTCCTCCGGCGAGGCATCGGCCGCCTCACGGGCCGCGGCGGCCCGCAGCAGCGGCCCGATACTCCCCCCTTCCTCCAACTCCAGGATCAGGCGGGCGATGCGCCCACCGAGGGTGATCAGGTCCTGGATGAACCGCTCCAGGTACTGGATGAGCCGGTCCTTGTAGGCAAGGAAGACCTCCTCTTCCACATCGTGGAGGTCGATGGTCCGCTGCAAGGACCCCATGAAGGCGCGGGCGTTGTCGGCGAGCGCGGCAAACCGGCTGGCCAGCGCGTCAAGCGCCAGATGCGTTTTGGCCTGATCCGGCCGCTCCTCGGCCGCCAGCACGAGCAGGGCCCGCAACTGGGTCACGATGTCGTGCAGGGCGACGGCCTGCAGCGCCCCGCGCCGCCCGAGCGCCTCGTCGTAGACGCCCAGCGCCTCTTCGGCCGCTTCCCCGGCCCGGGTGAGCTGATAGATGAACCGCTTGCGGTAGAAATCCTCGACGGCGGTGACCCGCGCGGTATCGGGATCGGCGCGCAGATTCCCCCAACCGACGAGGCTGTCCAGCGCCTTCACCACGGCGTCGAGCTCGCCATGCCGCGCCTCGGCCGGCAGGGCGGCGTGCACGTCCTCCGGACGCAGATGGACGGCGAACCGCTCCTTGGCGACGACGAACGCCCGCATCACCTGCCGGTAGAGGCTCGTGTTCTGCACGGTGAGGTGGGCAAAGGGGCTGTAGCCGTCGGGGCGAGGTTCGGGGCCGGTGGTCGTGACGCTCATCGCGGCCATTGTCCCGCAGCGGACGGAGCGGACGACAGGGACGAAAGCACTTGGCTGATTCGCGATGCAGTCGGTGACCTCCCGGCCCCCGACCGGGCCGCACGTCGGACGTCGTCGATACCCTTGGCCGGCCGCGCACCCAGTCGTCGTCT
Protein-coding sequences here:
- a CDS encoding TIGR02679 family protein encodes the protein MPVDSVRLRRLLGDPGLSWLVDRVRRRLEREQSLTGPISLSVPTQAQRAAAERLLGRSPGSGRSLTVRLDDVDAVLRRSGVSPAGLAAAVTALTGPVVALDSAKVADARAWHEAYAPLDALADEIPALAPWTVRMRGDGLLRRLVGTPAAAHSLLGEVVTVLRALPADPPVSLPAFAARVLGAAHALDDDTPRATVTLAGIRALTGFPDGAGAEWRREAWASAGLLRDELSSTVLTLNLRGTPALDWAADAGEPSVLTLRQLIRNPLASSTPSVRICENPTVLAAAADVHGADSAPLVCLQGQPSVAAVTLLRHLHQGGTALHYHGDFDWGGLRIASGLLRRVPWLPWRYTTADYRAAALTHPGGSPLTGRPAEAPWAPGLSGALEELGVRIEEETVLDVLLSDLAR
- a CDS encoding TIGR02680 family protein codes for the protein MTRLPTPLRSRWQPMRIGLVDLFHYDVEEFHFKDGRLLLRGNNGTGKSKVLALTLPFLLDGDLSSRRVEPDGDPGKRMEWNLLLGGEHPHSERLGYTWIEFGRLDEASGEQHFRTLLCGLKAVSGRGIARHWYALTTQRVDHGRDAAVAAETSLSLLDATGTALSRDRLAEAIAGYGLVYDQAKTYRRAIDEALFGLGEQRYGALVDLLIQLRQPQLSKRPNEAALSRALTEALPPMDQAVIADVAEAFRSLDEEKEELAAASAAERAATAFLDHYRRYARIATRRRARLPRVEHSRYEHLQRDLAEAQAQQTRAQEDRAAAEERISVLEEAEARLRAQDAALREGPEMRSARELEQAAKAVERAERALGRARDDRDQAAALHTRALGRLGAAENRLRAAGGLAASTLAQAREAAAAARIDLPGDDGPAESELRRMTEEATDRAKRALAHAEDLAEKAERAAEGRRRASVRLDEANADLDQTTAAHGLAEENAVRAGQALLDDVREHARACTELAYPDLTGLLDELQEWTGHLDGPYPARTRAVRAHGETSALLADQAAEAARRAAELAARTARVREELTALEAGGRRGPQPPHTRTPGLRDQLPGAPLWRLVDFREELTDQERAGLEAALEASGLLDAWVLPDGSTLTSEGHDVLLSPNTAPVTGTSLGALLRPAVDAGDARAATVGEATVARLLGTIGAGGEGGAGTWTGSDGSFRVGTLTGRWAKPAAEYVGEGAREAARRARIAVLRGELGLLQQKSDEVGAQADDVAARRRTIDAELSRVPDETPLARAHAQVAAAVDSVRRTRLRGEERAADLLEAAERAEAAATELTGTAAELGLPDDRVGLAEVRRAHDSLAVALAALWPTLRERGEAARQAEEERVEAGQAQERTTELMLRAEEAGREAASADERHTTLRSTVGSAVAELERRLTETAEALRVCDADQRLSRKQHAEADRDASRAEGRIEQLEKGLAGASEARAEAIAGLQRFTATGLIAVAVPEFPVPAADDGPWAATPAIVFARAIESGLSAVDDSDAAWERVQRRLSEELKTLQDTLSRHGHTASARMVEDGMVVDIVFQGRERAVPELAEALGTEVGELTRILSSHEREILETHLITEVAGTLQELIGAAERQVRDMNAELEHRPTSTGMKLRLVWRASRRAPSGLLPARERLRQSADAWTSEDRTAVGEFLQTQIARQQTDDTSGSWLEHLTVALDYRTWHEFGVERHQHGRWVPATGPASGGERVLAVSVPLFAAASSHYASAASPYAPRLVTLDEAFAGVDDDSRAKCLGLLHAFDLDVVMTSEREWACYPQVPGVAIAQLSRIDEVAAVLVTRWEWDGTRRRRGEDPVRPPDAPVGTRVEAVGSEPLWT
- a CDS encoding TIGR02678 family protein; amino-acid sequence: MTSTPLAEVLDGQHAADFRKAARALVKQPLLLAHGRYADEFRLVRRHASELREWFDRNTGWSLQTDAEAARLRKIPGVLSDPTHPAREATRAASPFTRRRYVLLCLALAALERGEAQIALGRLADQVVLDAADPHLVRVGIQFTLDRRDERLDLAAVVRLLLGLGVLRRVAGDEDAYVSGAGDVLYDVERRVLAGLLAARRGPSTVHAQALGDRLAELVAETALDSDELRFRAMRRSLTRRLLDDPVLYYDELTDAELGYLTRQRGFLTARITELTGLVPEVRAEGIAMVDPDDDLTDVRMPEQGTHGHVTLLLAEHLAAAGGPVATEQLAVRVRELAAEHGGFWAKSAREPGMEADLVEQAVARLAALGLVSRTAHGVAPRPALARYAVGETVVLEPGTARMPAQRKARKP
- a CDS encoding TIGR02677 family protein, whose product is MSVTTTGPEPRPDGYSPFAHLTVQNTSLYRQVMRAFVVAKERFAVHLRPEDVHAALPAEARHGELDAVVKALDSLVGWGNLRADPDTARVTAVEDFYRKRFIYQLTRAGEAAEEALGVYDEALGRRGALQAVALHDIVTQLRALLVLAAEERPDQAKTHLALDALASRFAALADNARAFMGSLQRTIDLHDVEEEVFLAYKDRLIQYLERFIQDLITLGGRIARLILELEEGGSIGPLLRAAAAREAADASPEEVEHAEKEAYERWAGRWAGLAAWFISRDGRESQARLLRGRALGAIPQLLAVVRALNERRAGRSDRSADFRTLARWFAEAPDDDARHQLWRTAFGLYPARHLTVDAETLATRAARPVPASTPWAEAEPLRISPQLRRTGSYERRGKPRKVEDREERRRGLAEVAAKQAAETAAARARLVTDGITRLSGIGELDPASFGLFLQLLGDALATWRPGMRHTVATSNDGSMGIRLTALADGGTAEIRTPGGVFSGPDHLIEIIDLTDGAGDR